The Paenibacillus sp. 481 DNA window TGGTAGAAACCGGGCGCTTAGTTTGGTTGTGGGCCCGCTTTGAGGAAGTAGGCAAGGCTGCACTTAGCTGTTATATGCTGCAAAACATTCTTGCTTCGATCCTTTTTTATGGATGGGGATTTGGCCTTGGAAATATGTATGGCTCTGCCTTTACGATCGCGATGTGGGCCTTCATTTCGTGCTTGCTCATTGGTTTTGCGCACATATGGCTACGCTATTTCTCTTTAGGTCCTGTGGAATGGGTCTGGAGACAGTTGTCACAGCTTCCGTCCAAACATTCAAAAAGTTCAATTTCGAATTAATACACAAGGAGCTCACGAACAAGCTCATGATTGGAAAAAGAAAATCCCCATCGAGTCTCGCACACAACTAGCTGTGTACGAGTAGCACTTGATGGGGACTTTCTTTATTTACATATGAACGACTTGAACACCTGCATCCCTACATTCGAAACGAGCGCACATAGTTGTCAAAGCTCCAAGTCGTCAAAAATGATTGTGCAGAAGTTTTGCCTGACTCATACAAATACATTTTATCTTCCTCAGCTAGATCAAATTGGATCGATGACACCTCTTCTGTCGGAATGAACACCGTTCGCTTCTCCGTATGCTGATCGACATGACGCTTGTCATGCGCACGCAACATCGTACTAAAAATAGCGGTAAAAAGCGTAATCGGACCGCCAATTTTGTACGGTTTGGCGAGGCTCTTCTGTTCTGACAGCCGCAAGCCGAAAGTCGGCCACCGCGGCTTGCCAGGTACATCGAATATCCAGATCGGGAAATTGCTCAGCAATCCCCCGTCCAATACATAGTGAGGCTTTTTCTTCTTTGCCGGCTTCCATTTATACGGTTGATAAAAGTACGGAATTGTCGTGCTCATCCGCACAGCGGACGCGATAGTACATGATTGTGGTGTATGTCCGTATTGCTTCAAATCGTCCGGGAGAACAATCATTTTCCCGCTGCTGACATCTGATGCGATAATTTTCAGCTTATTGTCTGGCAAGTCAGCGAATGTATCGACACCTTTGGCGTGCAACAATTTGGCAATCCATCTTTCGAGTACATCGTTCTTGAATATACCTAGTCTGAACAGAACGGACAATAATGGCCCTGCGAGCGGAATCCGATTTAGCCATGACCTGCCGAGCAATCCGGCATAATCAAGCTCAAACATAATTCGCTTCAACTCATCAGCACGATAGCCACTGGCTAGCAAGGCAGCTACAATTGCGCCAGCCGATGTTCCTGCAATTCGATCCCATTCATAGCCTGCCTGCTCAAACACTTCGATAGCGCCAACGAAAGCAATTCCACGAACGCCTCCACCTTCAAACACCGCGTCAGCCTTCATTCAATCAACCTCCATGTTGTGTAGCGTACAACGATGAATTAATTGATTTTAATACCGCCTACATCATTCGTGAAGTCACGGTAAGGAGACATATCGAATCCTTGGATACGGGCATTCGTTCCCCACATATCACGGCGCTGATACAAGAACATGTACGGCAAATCTTCATTTATTTCTTTGTACAACTCTTTATAGATTGCCTTACGTTTTTCAATATCAAGCTCTTTGTCTGCTTTTTCGTACAATTCGTCTACCTTCTTGTTGGAGTACTTATAATCGTTCTGGTAGCCAGTTGTCTTGAACGTATTTTGACCTGTTTGTGGGTCTGGATCTAAGCCCCAAGCTAAGAATACCATGTCAAAATCGCCTTTTTTACGTGCTTCCAATACTGCATTAAAGTCCAACTGTTCAGGTACAAAGTCAATGCCGAGCTCTTTATAGTTTGCTTGTGCAACTGGAATAATCGCTTCATTTACTGGGTTAGGTGTTGTCGCCACGAAATTAATTTTGAATTTCTGGCCATCCTTCTCACGGATTCCGTCTGCGC harbors:
- a CDS encoding patatin-like phospholipase family protein, which codes for MKADAVFEGGGVRGIAFVGAIEVFEQAGYEWDRIAGTSAGAIVAALLASGYRADELKRIMFELDYAGLLGRSWLNRIPLAGPLLSVLFRLGIFKNDVLERWIAKLLHAKGVDTFADLPDNKLKIIASDVSSGKMIVLPDDLKQYGHTPQSCTIASAVRMSTTIPYFYQPYKWKPAKKKKPHYVLDGGLLSNFPIWIFDVPGKPRWPTFGLRLSEQKSLAKPYKIGGPITLFTAIFSTMLRAHDKRHVDQHTEKRTVFIPTEEVSSIQFDLAEEDKMYLYESGKTSAQSFLTTWSFDNYVRSFRM